In one Nostoc sp. KVJ3 genomic region, the following are encoded:
- a CDS encoding Nramp family divalent metal transporter produces MASPENKPTLPEVHRSIRVPNGSGFWRKMMAYTGPGYLVSVGYIDPGNWATDIAGGSKFGYSLLTVILLSNLMAILLQSLCVRLGVATGRDLAQACREYFSPKVSFSLWVLCEIAIAACDLAELLGSAIALQLLFGIPLIWGVCITALDVLVLLFLQHKGFRYTEALVIMLVATVGICFTAEILFSRPDMGGILLGYLPNKEILENPEMLYIAIGILGATVMPHNLYLHSSIVQTRDWQPNTKKRWEAIKFGTIDSTFALSLALFINSAILIVSAATFHFSGNQNVAEIQDAYKLLSPLLGVSFASAIFGIALLASGQSSTLTATLAGQIVMEGFLQFRFPSWLRRLITRLLAIIPAIITIIIFGEHSTSSLIVFSQVILSLQLPFAVIPLVMFTSNRRLMGEFVNPLWLKSLAWLVAVAIVGLNIWLLLQMILG; encoded by the coding sequence ATGGCTTCCCCAGAAAACAAACCTACCTTACCAGAGGTTCACCGTAGTATTAGAGTCCCTAACGGGTCAGGCTTTTGGCGCAAGATGATGGCTTATACAGGGCCGGGGTATCTGGTTTCAGTGGGATACATTGATCCGGGAAATTGGGCAACAGACATCGCGGGGGGATCAAAGTTTGGATATAGTTTATTAACAGTGATCTTGCTATCTAACTTGATGGCAATATTGCTGCAATCGTTATGTGTACGTTTGGGAGTGGCTACGGGACGAGATTTAGCACAGGCTTGTCGGGAGTATTTCAGTCCAAAGGTAAGCTTTAGTTTGTGGGTACTGTGTGAGATTGCGATCGCAGCTTGTGATTTAGCAGAACTACTAGGAAGTGCGATCGCACTGCAACTTTTATTCGGTATTCCCTTGATATGGGGTGTTTGCATCACTGCGCTGGATGTTCTGGTATTATTATTCCTCCAACATAAAGGCTTTCGCTATACAGAAGCTTTGGTAATAATGCTAGTAGCAACAGTAGGTATCTGTTTTACAGCAGAAATTCTGTTTTCTCGCCCCGATATGGGGGGGATTTTGTTGGGATATCTGCCTAATAAAGAGATTTTAGAGAATCCAGAAATGCTCTACATTGCTATCGGTATTTTAGGGGCGACAGTGATGCCTCACAACTTATATTTACACTCCTCAATTGTGCAAACTCGTGATTGGCAACCTAATACAAAAAAAAGATGGGAAGCGATTAAGTTTGGCACAATTGACTCAACTTTTGCTTTATCCTTAGCACTATTTATCAACTCAGCCATTTTAATTGTGTCTGCTGCGACATTTCATTTTTCTGGGAATCAGAATGTGGCAGAAATTCAGGACGCTTATAAATTACTTTCACCATTGTTAGGAGTTAGTTTTGCCAGTGCCATTTTTGGCATTGCCCTACTTGCCTCTGGGCAAAGTTCAACACTAACTGCAACTCTGGCAGGACAAATTGTTATGGAAGGCTTTTTACAATTTCGCTTTCCATCTTGGTTACGCCGTTTAATAACCCGTCTGCTTGCCATCATTCCAGCGATAATTACAATCATTATTTTTGGTGAACATAGTACAAGCAGCCTGATAGTTTTTAGCCAAGTTATCCTCAGTTTACAGTTACCGTTTGCAGTAATTCCATTGGTAATGTTTACAAGTAATCGCCGCCTGATGGGTGAGTTTGTGAATCCCTTGTGGTTAAAATCTTTAGCTTGGTTAGTTGCTGTTGCGATCGTTGGTTTAAATATTTGGTTGCTATTACAAATGATTTTGGGATGA
- a CDS encoding carotenoid oxygenase family protein, with product MHTIINKSTKKAWASAIAEPAKEFSLTQLPILSGKIPDGLRGTLYRNGPARLERGGKLMGHWFDGDGAILAVHFTDAGATAVYRYVQTVGYKAETAADKLLYGNYGMTAPGAIWNQWLRPVKNAANTSAIALPDKLLALWEGGKPYALNLQTLETYGEDDLGGLNNGLAYSAHYKRDNQTGEIFNFGITPGLNAKLNIYKSDSTGKIIQKAAYSLDGISIVHDFVLAGQYLVFCIPPVRLNFFPVLLGTNYSDALEWKPKLGTQILVINRQTLSLVSRSEAEPWFQWHFVNGYLDASGSLIVDIARYEDFQVNQYFKEVPTGKTHTPAQSTLTRIHLQPQTAKVTTIEQVLDRHCELPTVPQQNVGQASRYTYFSSFQKGTDISQELVNAIARFDYQTETLVEANFKENLYPSESLSVKDTQNPNQSWVLTVIYDGNSHSSEVWIFDSDRLNEEPVCKLGLPSVIPPGFHGTWNPA from the coding sequence ATGCATACAATCATTAATAAGTCAACGAAAAAAGCTTGGGCAAGTGCGATCGCCGAACCAGCAAAAGAATTTTCTCTTACGCAATTGCCGATTCTCTCTGGCAAAATCCCCGATGGCTTACGTGGGACACTCTACCGTAATGGCCCAGCACGGCTAGAACGTGGTGGTAAGCTTATGGGACACTGGTTTGATGGAGATGGGGCAATTCTCGCTGTCCATTTTACCGATGCAGGAGCCACCGCAGTTTATCGCTACGTGCAAACCGTTGGCTACAAAGCAGAAACCGCCGCAGATAAACTCCTCTACGGCAACTATGGTATGACTGCACCAGGAGCTATTTGGAATCAATGGCTCAGACCAGTAAAAAACGCTGCGAATACTTCAGCGATCGCACTTCCAGATAAACTATTAGCACTGTGGGAAGGTGGTAAACCCTACGCCTTGAATTTGCAAACTTTAGAAACCTACGGCGAAGATGATTTAGGAGGGCTAAATAATGGATTAGCCTATTCTGCACATTATAAGCGTGACAATCAAACAGGGGAGATTTTCAACTTTGGTATCACTCCAGGATTAAATGCCAAACTAAATATTTATAAGAGCGATTCCACTGGCAAAATTATCCAAAAAGCAGCATACTCTCTTGATGGAATATCAATAGTGCATGATTTTGTTTTAGCAGGACAATATCTTGTATTTTGCATTCCCCCGGTGCGGCTGAATTTTTTTCCTGTACTGCTAGGAACAAACTATAGTGATGCACTAGAGTGGAAACCTAAACTAGGAACTCAAATTTTAGTCATCAATCGCCAAACATTATCTCTAGTAAGCCGTAGTGAAGCCGAACCTTGGTTTCAGTGGCATTTTGTCAACGGTTATCTAGATGCTAGTGGTTCACTGATTGTAGATATTGCTCGCTACGAAGACTTTCAAGTAAACCAATATTTTAAGGAAGTACCTACAGGGAAAACTCACACCCCTGCTCAAAGTACACTAACACGAATACATCTTCAGCCCCAAACCGCCAAAGTTACGACCATTGAGCAAGTCTTAGACCGACATTGCGAGCTACCAACTGTACCGCAGCAAAACGTGGGACAAGCCTCTCGCTATACATATTTTTCTTCATTCCAAAAAGGAACAGATATTAGCCAAGAACTAGTAAATGCGATCGCTCGCTTTGATTACCAAACCGAAACCCTTGTCGAAGCAAACTTCAAAGAAAATCTCTATCCTTCAGAATCACTATCTGTTAAAGATACCCAAAACCCTAATCAAAGTTGGGTTTTAACAGTAATCTACGATGGTAATTCTCATAGTAGTGAAGTTTGGATATTTGATAGCGATCGCCTAAACGAGGAACCCGTCTGCAAACTTGGATTACCGAGTGTCATTCCTCCTGGTTTCCACGGCACTTGGAATCCTGCATAA
- a CDS encoding ABC transporter ATP-binding protein produces the protein MLRQSLTVFRYSGRAVSLVWTTSRSLTILLAGLTIVAGLLPAAISYISKLIVDAVVFASQVNSQNNGFVNIYPSLFYVGLEAIAVILLAGSQRGILICQSLLRALMGQRVNVLILEKALTLDLRQFEDSEFYDKLTNARREASVRPLSLVNRTFGLVQNALSLITYGILLVNFSVWAVIVLILAAMPVFIAETKFAGEGFRLFSWRAPETRQQNYLENLLAREDFVTEVKLYQLGEMLLGRYRHLFHQLYGEDRDLTLRRGLWGYLFSLVSTGAFYLAYAWIVLETVRGKISLGDMTMYLTVFRQGQSTFSNALTSIGGMYEDNLYLSNLYDFLEEEVPKSWGNATIGLNPQDGIRFENVSFTYPGSSKPALRDISLHLKPREKLAIVGENGSGKTTLIKLLTRLYTPDSGRIFLDGLDLQEWDVDVLRRRIGVIFQNFVRYQFTVGENIGVGDVEHLENKTRWQTAAEKGMAQSFISQLPQSFQTQLGRWFKGGQELSGGQWQKIALSRAFMRSQADILVLDEPTSAIDAQAEFEIFNHFRAITQNQMVLLISHRFSTVRMADKILVIENGKVIEQGTHEELLQLGGRYAKLFLLQAAGYQ, from the coding sequence ATTCTGCGCCAATCACTGACGGTTTTTCGCTACAGTGGACGGGCTGTAAGCTTAGTATGGACTACTAGCCGATCGCTTACTATTCTTTTGGCTGGTTTAACAATAGTTGCTGGTCTTTTGCCGGCGGCAATATCTTACATCAGTAAGTTAATTGTTGATGCAGTGGTATTTGCATCTCAAGTTAACTCACAAAACAATGGTTTTGTCAATATTTATCCTTCTCTATTTTATGTAGGATTAGAAGCGATCGCTGTAATTCTCCTCGCAGGTAGTCAACGGGGAATCCTCATTTGTCAGTCGTTATTGCGGGCGCTAATGGGTCAGCGCGTAAATGTACTGATCTTAGAAAAGGCGCTGACACTGGATCTTAGGCAGTTTGAAGACTCAGAATTTTATGACAAATTGACCAATGCCCGACGAGAAGCATCAGTTCGTCCTCTTTCGTTAGTAAATCGTACCTTTGGATTGGTGCAAAATGCCCTTTCCCTCATCACCTACGGAATTTTGTTAGTAAATTTCTCAGTTTGGGCGGTGATAGTACTAATTTTGGCAGCTATGCCTGTATTCATCGCCGAAACTAAATTTGCTGGAGAAGGCTTTCGCTTGTTTAGTTGGCGTGCGCCAGAAACTCGTCAACAAAACTACTTAGAAAATCTCTTAGCAAGGGAAGATTTTGTCACAGAAGTCAAACTCTACCAACTGGGAGAGATGTTACTAGGACGTTATCGCCATCTGTTTCATCAACTCTATGGCGAAGACCGCGATTTGACTCTGCGCCGGGGATTGTGGGGATATCTCTTCAGTTTAGTCAGTACCGGGGCTTTTTACCTAGCTTATGCTTGGATTGTCTTGGAAACAGTTCGAGGTAAGATTTCCTTGGGAGATATGACAATGTATCTCACTGTGTTTCGCCAAGGACAATCTACTTTTTCTAATGCCCTCACTTCTATTGGAGGGATGTATGAGGACAACCTATATCTATCAAATCTCTACGATTTTTTAGAAGAGGAAGTACCAAAGTCTTGGGGTAACGCAACCATTGGTTTAAATCCTCAAGATGGTATCCGTTTTGAGAACGTATCATTTACTTATCCAGGAAGTTCCAAGCCAGCGTTGAGAGATATTTCGCTACATTTGAAACCGAGAGAGAAACTGGCAATTGTCGGTGAAAACGGTTCCGGTAAGACTACCTTAATTAAACTCCTGACTCGACTCTACACCCCCGACTCTGGGCGAATTTTTTTAGATGGCTTGGATTTGCAGGAATGGGATGTGGATGTGCTGCGTCGTCGCATTGGTGTAATTTTTCAAAACTTTGTCCGCTACCAATTCACTGTGGGGGAAAATATTGGCGTGGGGGATGTAGAACATCTCGAAAACAAAACTCGTTGGCAAACTGCTGCTGAAAAAGGCATGGCGCAATCTTTCATTAGCCAATTACCCCAAAGCTTTCAAACTCAACTTGGTCGTTGGTTTAAAGGAGGACAGGAACTTTCGGGGGGACAGTGGCAAAAAATTGCTTTGTCTCGGGCTTTTATGCGATCGCAAGCAGATATCTTAGTTTTAGATGAACCAACATCAGCAATCGATGCCCAAGCTGAGTTTGAGATTTTCAATCATTTTCGCGCTATTACTCAAAATCAGATGGTACTTTTGATTTCTCATCGCTTCTCGACGGTACGGATGGCTGACAAAATCTTAGTTATAGAAAATGGCAAAGTTATAGAACAAGGAACTCATGAAGAATTATTACAGCTAGGCGGACGTTATGCCAAATTGTTTCTGTTACAAGCAGCCGGTTATCAATAG
- a CDS encoding sulfurtransferase — translation MPNSQFVVSPTWLFEHLQDSQVVIVDCRFSLADPQLGQQQYQTSHIEGSYYLDLNQDLSSPVGKHGGRHPLPNPNDIAKKFAAIGVNYQKTLVVAYDDSRFAFAARLWWLLRYLGHQQVAVLDGGFAGWQKAGYPVTNAVPQPRMGTFLAEVQTEKVVDITAVKNRKDSHNVVLVDSRESDRYRGEREPIDKIAGHIPGAANYPWQEVTDSNGYLLPPSEQRCRWEKLETAEEILVYCGSGVTACVNLLSLELAGISKGKLYAGSWSDWISYL, via the coding sequence ATGCCCAATTCCCAATTTGTTGTTTCGCCAACTTGGTTATTTGAACATCTACAAGATTCGCAAGTCGTTATTGTGGATTGTCGCTTTTCTCTAGCGGATCCACAATTAGGACAACAACAGTACCAAACAAGCCATATTGAAGGGTCATATTACCTAGATTTGAATCAGGATCTTTCCAGTCCAGTGGGTAAACATGGCGGGAGGCATCCTTTACCTAACCCCAATGATATAGCTAAAAAATTTGCAGCCATTGGGGTTAATTATCAAAAAACTCTGGTTGTAGCTTATGATGATTCGCGCTTTGCCTTTGCTGCTCGTTTATGGTGGCTGTTACGCTATCTTGGACATCAGCAAGTAGCAGTATTGGATGGAGGCTTTGCTGGATGGCAAAAAGCTGGATATCCGGTTACGAATGCCGTTCCTCAACCCCGAATGGGTACGTTTTTAGCTGAAGTACAAACAGAAAAAGTGGTAGATATTACGGCCGTGAAAAACCGGAAAGATAGCCACAATGTAGTATTGGTAGATTCGAGAGAAAGCGATCGCTATCGAGGTGAACGAGAGCCAATTGATAAAATTGCCGGACATATCCCCGGTGCAGCCAACTATCCCTGGCAAGAAGTTACAGACTCGAATGGCTACCTACTACCTCCATCAGAACAACGCTGTCGGTGGGAAAAGCTAGAAACAGCCGAAGAAATCTTGGTTTATTGCGGTTCTGGCGTTACTGCTTGCGTAAATTTACTGTCTTTAGAATTAGCTGGTATTAGCAAGGGTAAACTTTATGCTGGTAGCTGGAGTGATTGGATTTCCTATTTATAG
- a CDS encoding FecR family protein — MFYKSFPLLVIGLWGIIVLPLPNRVSAITPLTRAEIQNLRNLVQLIPRDRQKKRPARKLDAIIPGDGLATGRASLAELRFNDGSLARVGEQAIFQFLPKTRSFRLSNGTALLLIPPGRGQTLIQTPSAVAAIRGSALFVRYNKQTDTTIVGALTNSGIEVSNKEASQTQVLQAGQMMVIVKGKFQGLYDFDLRNFYKTSDMVRGLDLTRQNLTPTADPAIASVQAETAAALNAQLPITGEGVVENPSFAELTTTSTSSSNEIITNDSLIEPIKDNSLSNSFEDIGQILSNTEHHFGRNGSNNPGVNSIRIPTPPSPPIQPTTPVVGSGTPTITPPETTPGGGSGTPTTTPPETTPGGGSGTPTTTPPETTPGGGSGTPTTTPPETTPGGGSGTPTTTPPNVRPGTN; from the coding sequence ATGTTTTATAAATCGTTTCCATTGTTAGTGATTGGTTTATGGGGAATTATAGTACTGCCTTTGCCAAATAGGGTAAGTGCTATAACTCCTTTAACACGAGCAGAAATTCAAAACCTCCGCAACTTGGTACAACTGATACCCAGAGACAGGCAGAAGAAGCGTCCTGCACGCAAATTAGATGCAATAATTCCTGGTGATGGGTTAGCAACTGGTCGAGCTTCCTTAGCGGAGTTACGCTTTAACGATGGCTCTTTAGCGCGAGTTGGGGAACAGGCTATATTTCAATTTTTACCAAAGACTCGCAGCTTTAGATTGTCAAACGGAACAGCATTACTGCTGATCCCACCAGGTAGGGGGCAAACACTTATACAAACGCCAAGCGCAGTAGCAGCAATTCGTGGTTCAGCATTATTTGTCCGCTACAACAAACAAACAGATACCACGATTGTGGGTGCGCTGACAAATAGCGGCATTGAAGTTTCTAACAAGGAAGCTTCTCAAACTCAGGTGCTGCAAGCCGGACAGATGATGGTTATAGTTAAAGGCAAATTTCAGGGCTTATACGATTTTGATCTCAGAAATTTTTATAAAACTAGCGATATGGTTCGGGGACTTGATCTAACTAGGCAAAATCTTACACCTACGGCCGATCCAGCGATCGCTAGCGTTCAAGCTGAAACTGCTGCGGCTTTGAACGCACAGTTGCCCATAACTGGCGAGGGAGTAGTTGAAAACCCATCTTTTGCAGAGCTAACTACTACTTCAACTTCATCTAGCAATGAGATTATTACAAATGATTCTCTAATAGAGCCTATAAAAGATAATTCTCTATCAAATTCCTTTGAGGATATAGGACAAATTCTATCAAATACTGAGCATCATTTTGGGAGAAATGGTAGTAATAACCCTGGTGTCAATTCTATTAGAATCCCAACACCTCCAAGTCCCCCAATTCAGCCGACAACGCCCGTTGTTGGTTCGGGAACTCCAACTATAACTCCTCCAGAAACAACGCCCGGTGGCGGTTCGGGAACTCCAACTACAACTCCTCCAGAAACAACGCCCGGTGGCGGTTCGGGAACTCCAACTACAACTCCTCCAGAAACAACGCCCGGTGGTGGTTCTGGAACTCCAACTACAACTCCTCCAGAAACAACGCCTGGTGGCGGTTCGGGAACTCCAACTACAACTCCTCCAAACGTTAGACCGGGGACAAACTGA
- the gor gene encoding glutathione-disulfide reductase: MTFDYDLFVLGAGSGGLAASKRAASYGAKVAIAEYDLVGGTCVIRGCVPKKLMVYGSHFPALFSEAAGYGWKVDNAQFDWEYFITSIDKEVRRLSQLHISFLEKAGVELISGRATLLDSHTVEVDGRKVTADKILIAVGGRPVKPDLPGMEYGITSNEIFHLKQQPKHIVILGAGYIGTEFACIMRGLGSEVTQITRGEKILKGFDEDIRTEIEEGMTNHGIRLIKNNVVKAIEPVPEGFKLTLSGEDQEPVIADVFLVATGRTPNVDKLGLENAGVDVVASSIEGPGYTTTNAIAVNEYSQTNQPNIFAVGDVTDRINLTPVAIGEGRAFADSEFGNNRREFSHETVPTAIFSNPEAATVGLTEAQAREKLGDGVTIYRTRFRPMYYTLTGKQEKTMMKLVVDSNTDKVLGAHMVGDSSAEIIQGVAIALKMGATKKDFDATVGIHPSTAEEFVTMR, translated from the coding sequence ATGACTTTTGATTACGACCTGTTTGTACTTGGTGCGGGTTCTGGAGGTTTGGCGGCTTCCAAACGGGCAGCTAGCTATGGAGCAAAAGTAGCGATCGCGGAATATGATTTAGTTGGTGGGACTTGTGTAATTCGTGGTTGCGTTCCTAAAAAACTTATGGTATATGGCTCTCACTTTCCTGCACTGTTCAGTGAAGCCGCGGGCTATGGCTGGAAAGTAGATAATGCACAGTTTGACTGGGAATATTTTATTACATCTATAGATAAGGAAGTTCGACGACTATCGCAACTACACATCAGCTTTTTAGAAAAAGCCGGAGTGGAACTAATTTCTGGTCGCGCCACATTACTAGATTCCCACACCGTAGAAGTTGATGGACGCAAAGTTACAGCAGACAAAATTTTAATTGCTGTTGGGGGTCGTCCCGTCAAACCAGATTTACCAGGGATGGAATATGGCATTACCTCTAACGAAATCTTTCATCTCAAACAACAACCAAAACACATTGTCATTCTTGGCGCTGGTTATATTGGTACAGAATTTGCCTGTATTATGCGTGGTTTGGGTTCTGAAGTCACACAAATTACCAGGGGTGAAAAGATTTTGAAGGGGTTTGATGAAGACATTCGCACAGAAATTGAAGAGGGAATGACAAACCACGGAATTCGGCTGATTAAGAATAATGTGGTAAAAGCAATTGAACCCGTGCCAGAAGGATTTAAACTAACTTTATCAGGGGAAGACCAAGAACCAGTAATTGCCGATGTGTTTTTAGTGGCAACTGGCCGAACTCCTAATGTAGATAAACTAGGCTTAGAAAACGCTGGAGTTGATGTTGTCGCTAGTTCTATCGAAGGGCCAGGATACACAACCACAAATGCCATCGCAGTGAATGAATATAGTCAAACTAATCAACCGAATATCTTTGCCGTTGGTGATGTCACAGATAGAATCAATTTAACTCCCGTCGCCATTGGCGAAGGTCGCGCCTTTGCAGACAGTGAATTCGGCAATAACCGCCGCGAATTCAGTCATGAAACTGTTCCCACAGCCATATTTTCTAACCCAGAAGCCGCAACAGTAGGTTTAACAGAAGCCCAAGCACGCGAAAAACTCGGTGATGGCGTAACAATTTATCGCACTCGCTTCCGCCCCATGTATTACACTTTGACTGGTAAGCAAGAAAAAACAATGATGAAGTTGGTGGTTGATAGCAACACTGACAAAGTGCTAGGCGCTCACATGGTGGGTGATAGTTCAGCTGAAATTATCCAAGGTGTAGCGATCGCACTCAAGATGGGCGCAACTAAAAAAGACTTTGATGCCACCGTTGGTATTCATCCCTCAACAGCCGAAGAATTTGTCACAATGCGGTAA
- a CDS encoding YqiA/YcfP family alpha/beta fold hydrolase, protein MQYIYLHGFASSPNSAKAQDIGDRFTQIHTKLKIPDLNAGDFSQLTITRQLAQVAAEFSNDSTPITLIGSSLGGLTAAHLGQQYLQIQRLVLLAPAFGFLSHWLPKLGDEEVQRWQQEKYIMVYHYGEKRSIPLSYDFVTDAAQYQEKLLQRPIPTLILHGKKDEVIPIEASRDFARCRSWVELVELDSDHALGNVMEEIWQTIRLFCQLP, encoded by the coding sequence TTGCAATATATATATCTTCACGGTTTCGCTTCTAGTCCTAATTCTGCAAAAGCACAGGATATAGGCGATCGCTTTACCCAAATTCATACAAAGCTAAAAATTCCCGATTTGAATGCTGGTGATTTTTCGCAGTTGACAATCACCCGTCAGCTTGCTCAAGTTGCCGCAGAATTCAGTAACGATTCTACACCAATAACGCTAATTGGCTCAAGTTTAGGTGGTTTAACCGCCGCCCACTTAGGACAGCAATATTTACAAATACAACGTCTTGTGCTGCTAGCACCAGCTTTTGGGTTTTTATCCCATTGGTTGCCCAAGCTAGGCGATGAAGAAGTACAACGTTGGCAGCAAGAAAAATATATTATGGTCTACCACTATGGAGAGAAGCGATCAATTCCTTTAAGTTACGATTTTGTTACAGATGCTGCCCAATACCAAGAAAAGCTTTTACAACGTCCTATCCCCACCCTGATTTTGCATGGGAAAAAGGATGAAGTTATTCCCATCGAAGCTAGCCGTGACTTTGCGCGTTGCCGTTCTTGGGTGGAGTTAGTCGAACTTGACAGTGACCACGCTTTGGGTAATGTTATGGAAGAAATTTGGCAGACAATTCGCCTCTTTTGCCAGTTACCTTGA
- a CDS encoding histidinol-phosphate transaminase → MLPFIRSDLAQFTAYKPHPSSDTADSVPIQLDRLDTNESPYDLPPELKEKLAWTYQQVIETNRYPDGGHETLKDAIAEYVNESAALPLSNTAANISVGNGSDELIRSLLIATCLGGEGSILVANPTFSMYGILAKTLGIPVVAVGRNETNFEIDLKAAQSAIEQTQNPPIRVVFVVHPNSPTANSLTAAELTWLRSLSQDILVVIDEAYFEFSQTTLVGELAQRPNWLILRTFSKAFRLASLRIGYCVAHPEAIAILEKVRLPYNLPSFSIAAALLALQNRPLLLESISQTLSERAKLIEILSQQPELQITASNANFIYLRLKLNGLNSEDAALKTLHQKLRTMGTLVRHISGGLRITVGTIEENARTVNRVQAALADLEF, encoded by the coding sequence ATGCTTCCCTTCATCCGGTCAGATTTAGCCCAATTTACCGCCTATAAACCCCACCCCAGTAGTGATACAGCTGATTCTGTCCCCATACAGTTAGATCGGCTGGATACAAATGAAAGCCCTTATGATTTACCACCTGAGTTAAAAGAGAAACTAGCTTGGACGTATCAGCAAGTAATTGAAACAAATCGTTATCCTGATGGTGGACATGAAACACTTAAGGATGCGATCGCAGAATACGTCAATGAATCAGCCGCCCTCCCGCTATCCAATACTGCTGCCAATATTTCTGTAGGCAATGGTTCAGATGAACTAATCCGTTCTTTATTAATCGCCACCTGTCTAGGAGGAGAAGGTTCAATTTTAGTTGCCAATCCCACTTTCTCCATGTACGGAATTTTGGCAAAAACTTTGGGCATTCCTGTAGTGGCGGTGGGGAGAAATGAAACAAATTTTGAAATTGACTTAAAAGCTGCACAGTCTGCGATCGAACAAACTCAAAATCCCCCCATTCGCGTAGTCTTTGTAGTACATCCCAATTCGCCGACAGCCAATAGCTTAACAGCGGCAGAGTTGACATGGTTAAGAAGTCTCAGTCAGGATATTTTGGTAGTAATTGATGAAGCTTACTTTGAATTCAGTCAAACTACCCTAGTCGGTGAATTAGCACAGCGCCCAAACTGGTTAATATTACGTACTTTTTCTAAAGCCTTCCGACTGGCATCTCTCCGTATTGGTTATTGCGTTGCTCATCCCGAAGCGATCGCCATTTTAGAAAAAGTTCGCTTACCTTACAATCTCCCCAGCTTTTCCATAGCAGCAGCATTACTTGCTTTACAAAACCGCCCACTTTTGCTAGAGTCAATTTCCCAAACCCTGAGTGAACGAGCCAAACTCATCGAAATCTTATCTCAACAACCAGAATTACAAATTACCGCAAGTAATGCTAACTTTATTTACCTACGCCTGAAACTAAATGGCTTAAATTCAGAAGATGCGGCATTAAAAACTCTCCACCAGAAACTTAGGACAATGGGCACTCTTGTGCGACACATTAGTGGAGGATTGCGAATTACTGTCGGGACAATAGAAGAAAACGCCCGTACTGTTAATCGAGTCCAAGCTGCTTTGGCAGATTTAGAATTTTAG
- a CDS encoding GNAT family N-acetyltransferase, giving the protein MKYRFFYPCQQQPIDPACCQFQIRTATSADLIGVAQIIAESFHSQKGMWGWAFPLLRLGIYEDLRHRMVSPPPRHICLVAFEATNGVANNLVGSVELGVRYSDSWSQAGMGFPYLSNLAVHPKYRRHGVASGLLTSCEKVSREWGFQDLYLHVLENNHQARQLYFKVGYRVHKVESNWNAFLLGRSSQMLLHKRLSTDSTI; this is encoded by the coding sequence TTGAAATATCGGTTTTTTTATCCATGCCAGCAACAGCCAATCGATCCAGCTTGCTGCCAATTTCAAATTCGCACAGCTACATCTGCTGATTTAATCGGTGTTGCTCAAATTATTGCTGAAAGCTTTCACTCCCAAAAGGGTATGTGGGGATGGGCTTTTCCATTGCTACGTCTGGGTATTTACGAAGATTTAAGACATCGGATGGTGTCACCTCCACCTCGTCATATTTGTTTAGTCGCCTTTGAAGCTACTAATGGTGTCGCTAATAATTTAGTAGGAAGTGTGGAATTAGGTGTACGTTACAGTGATTCGTGGAGCCAAGCTGGTATGGGTTTTCCTTACTTATCTAATTTAGCGGTTCACCCAAAATATCGTAGACATGGCGTGGCTTCAGGGTTACTGACTAGCTGTGAAAAAGTCTCTCGTGAGTGGGGATTTCAAGACTTATATCTCCACGTTTTGGAAAATAACCATCAGGCAAGACAACTTTATTTCAAGGTGGGATATCGAGTGCATAAAGTAGAATCGAATTGGAATGCATTTTTACTAGGACGCTCAAGCCAGATGCTATTACACAAACGTTTGAGTACAGATTCTACTATCTAA